A window of Pseudomonadota bacterium contains these coding sequences:
- a CDS encoding electron transfer flavoprotein subunit alpha/FixB family protein, which translates to MSCGVLAITEQVDGVFRKVSYEALSEGRRIADGLGCPLSVAVLGSGIKAGAEELGKYGAEKVFVADDPDLKEYMTDIYTNVIAGIAAKESPRMIILGASFRGKELAARLAARLDAPIAMDCIAVKIEGGKVIATRPVYGGKILANVELEGEPSVVAIRPNFMAIAEVQKTAAVEDVAIDKGKVDLKFVEKKLETGKVELTEADVIVSGGRGMGGADFSVIETLAGLLGGAVGASRSAVDEGWRSHSDQVGQTGKVVSPNLYIACGISGAIQHLAGMSSSKVIVAVNKDPEAPIFAKADYGIVGNLFDVVPLITEEIKKAKG; encoded by the coding sequence ATGTCTTGTGGTGTACTTGCAATAACAGAACAGGTTGATGGTGTTTTCAGGAAAGTTTCGTATGAAGCGCTAAGCGAAGGAAGGCGTATAGCCGACGGATTAGGCTGCCCCCTTTCGGTAGCGGTTCTCGGCTCAGGTATAAAAGCTGGCGCCGAAGAGCTTGGAAAATATGGCGCTGAGAAAGTATTTGTAGCTGATGATCCTGATCTTAAAGAATATATGACGGATATTTATACAAATGTAATTGCCGGGATTGCTGCAAAAGAGAGCCCCCGCATGATTATACTGGGCGCATCATTTAGAGGAAAAGAACTTGCTGCCAGACTGGCTGCAAGACTTGATGCCCCCATAGCTATGGATTGTATAGCTGTAAAAATTGAAGGCGGTAAAGTTATCGCAACTCGGCCGGTTTACGGTGGGAAGATTCTGGCCAATGTTGAACTTGAAGGAGAACCTTCGGTAGTAGCAATACGGCCTAATTTTATGGCGATTGCAGAAGTGCAAAAAACTGCTGCTGTTGAAGATGTTGCAATCGATAAAGGTAAAGTTGACCTTAAGTTTGTGGAAAAGAAACTTGAAACAGGCAAAGTTGAATTAACGGAAGCTGATGTTATTGTTTCGGGTGGCAGGGGTATGGGAGGCGCTGACTTTTCAGTTATTGAAACTCTTGCGGGACTTCTCGGAGGTGCTGTTGGCGCTTCGCGTTCTGCGGTTGATGAAGGATGGAGATCTCATTCGGATCAGGTCGGGCAAACCGGAAAAGTTGTTTCCCCTAATCTTTATATAGCCTGTGGTATATCAGGTGCAATTCAGCATCTTGCCGGAATGTCGTCATCAAAGGTTATAGTTGCTGTGAATAAAGATCCGGAAGCTCCCATTTTTGCAAAAGCGGATTATGGGATCGTAGGAAATTTGTTTGATGTTGTGCCTTTGATCACAGAAGAAATTAAAAAGGCTAAAGGATAG
- the rimO gene encoding 30S ribosomal protein S12 methylthiotransferase RimO, with protein MKRHVNNVYLESLGCAKNLVDSELLLGRLADAGYNVVFDPAKARTIIINTCSFIESAINESIETILELAKYKKNGKCRRIIVTGCLPERFREKIIKTLPEVDFFLGTGAYGKIVQAVEGIPIASGILLPDPCLTLLNYAAEPRIRTLPYMAYLKIAEGCSRRCTYCVIPKLRGKQRSRNIGDVVLEAKTLIKSGVKELILVAQDTSSYGKDIGTSVNLAKLIERISALSDDIWIRILYGHPESMEDDTIKAISQNKNVCSYYDIPIQHASRKVLKKMGRNYSQTKMLKLFDKIRSANPDAVLRTTVITGFPGETNKEFDELLSFIEKVKFDHLGAFVYSDSKDIASHKLTEKVRKNVAKKRYDRIMSCQMEISSQNNRRHVGKVFDVLVEEFPEENLYIGRTKYQAPEVDGITYVSGKMKIGTFVRTKITDALEYDLVGEPE; from the coding sequence ATGAAAAGACATGTAAACAATGTATATCTTGAAAGTCTTGGTTGTGCAAAAAACCTTGTTGATAGCGAACTGCTGTTGGGAAGGCTTGCCGACGCAGGATATAATGTAGTTTTTGACCCTGCTAAAGCCCGTACAATTATTATAAATACTTGCAGCTTCATAGAATCTGCAATAAATGAATCTATTGAAACGATTCTTGAGCTTGCAAAATATAAGAAAAATGGGAAGTGCCGCAGAATTATAGTAACAGGCTGTCTTCCGGAGCGCTTCAGGGAGAAAATAATTAAAACTCTTCCGGAAGTAGATTTTTTTCTCGGAACCGGTGCATATGGTAAGATAGTGCAGGCTGTTGAGGGGATTCCGATAGCATCCGGCATTCTTTTGCCGGATCCATGTTTGACTTTATTAAACTATGCTGCCGAGCCCAGAATCAGAACTTTACCTTATATGGCTTATTTGAAGATTGCTGAAGGATGCAGCCGCCGTTGTACTTATTGTGTGATTCCTAAGCTTCGCGGCAAACAACGCAGCCGCAACATTGGAGATGTTGTTTTAGAGGCAAAAACGCTTATAAAATCCGGGGTAAAAGAACTGATTCTTGTTGCTCAGGATACATCGTCTTATGGAAAAGATATTGGCACTTCCGTTAACCTTGCAAAGCTTATTGAAAGAATTTCAGCTTTATCGGATGATATTTGGATAAGAATCCTATATGGCCATCCTGAAAGCATGGAAGATGATACGATTAAAGCTATATCTCAAAACAAAAATGTTTGTTCCTATTATGATATTCCGATTCAGCATGCAAGCCGTAAGGTACTTAAAAAAATGGGGCGAAATTACAGTCAGACGAAGATGCTTAAACTTTTTGATAAAATACGGTCGGCAAATCCGGATGCTGTTTTGCGCACAACCGTAATTACAGGTTTCCCAGGCGAGACAAATAAGGAGTTTGATGAACTGTTATCATTTATAGAAAAAGTAAAGTTTGATCATCTTGGTGCTTTTGTTTATTCCGATTCTAAAGACATTGCCTCCCATAAGCTTACAGAGAAGGTTCGAAAAAACGTTGCGAAAAAAAGATATGACAGAATAATGTCCTGCCAGATGGAAATATCTTCTCAAAATAACAGGCGCCACGTAGGTAAGGTTTTTGATGTGCTGGTTGAGGAATTCCCTGAAGAAAATCTTTATATAGGACGCACTAAATATCAGGCGCCCGAAGTGGACGGCATAACATATGTTAGCGG